A single region of the Gossypium arboreum isolate Shixiya-1 chromosome 12, ASM2569848v2, whole genome shotgun sequence genome encodes:
- the LOC108479771 gene encoding peptidyl-prolyl cis-trans isomerase CYP40-like, giving the protein MVNPRCYLDISIGGELEGRIVVELYKDVVPKTAENFRTLCTGEKGIAPNSAASLHYKGVRFHRIIRGFMIQGGDISAGDGTGGESIYGLKFEDENFELKHERKGTLSMANMGPNTNGSQFFITTTRTSHLDGKHVVFGKVIKGMGVVRSIELVATEDGDYPTQEVIIADCGEIPEGGDDGVSNLFKDGDIYPDWPVDLDKKPDEISWWMKAVDSIKAFANEQYKKQDYKIALRKYWKALRYLDVCWDLEGIDQAKSSYLRKTKSQIFTNSSACKLKLGDLKGALLDADFAIRDGEDNVKAFFRQGQANMALNDIDSAVESFKKALDLEPNDGGIKKELAAARKKIADRRDQEKKAYSRMFQ; this is encoded by the exons ATGGTGAACCCAAGGTGTTATTTGGACATAAGTATAGGAGGAGAACTAGAAGGAAGGATTGTAGTGGAGTTGTACAAGGATGTTGTGCCTAAAACTGCTGAGAATTTCAGGACTTTGTGCACTGGTGAGAAAGGCATTGCTCCTAACTCTGCTGCCTCCCTGCATTACAAG GGTGTGCGCTTTCATCGCATTATCCGAGGTTTTATGATACAAGGTGGGGATATATCAGCTGGTGATGGAACTGGGGGAGAATCCATTTATGGCTTgaaatttgaagatgaaaatTTCGAGTTAAAACATGAAAGAAAAGGAACGTTATCGATGGCTAATATGGGGCCTAACACCAATGGGTCTCAATTCTTCATTACAACTACTCGAACATCTCATCTCGATGGAAAACATGTGGTTTTTGGGAAGGTTATAAAAGGAATGGGTGTTGTTCGTTCTATCGAGCTTGTTGCTACTGAGGATGGTGATTACCCCACTCAAGAGGTTATAATTGCTGATTGCGGAGAAATTCCCGAGGGGGGGGATGATGGAGTATCCAACCTTTTTAAGGATGGTGATATATATCCTGATTGGCCAGTTGACCTTGACAAAAAACCAGATGAAATTTCTTGGTGGATGAAGGCAGTAGACTCTATCAAAGCTTTTGCAAACGAGCAATACAAG AAACAAGACTATAAGATTGCTCTTAGAAAATATTGGAAGGCTTTACGTTACTTGGATGTCTGCTGGGACTTGGAGGGAATTGATCAAG CAAAGAGCTCGTATTTGCGGAAGACCAAGTCTCAGATATTTACAAACAGTTCT GCCTGCAAGTTGAAACTAGGCGATCTAAAAGGAGCATTGTTGGATGCAGACTTTGCAATTCGTGATGGAGAAGATAATGTGAAAGCTTTCTTTCGTCAAGGCCAG GCAAATATGGCACTTAATGACATCGATTCTGCAGTTGAGAGCTTTAAAAAGGCATTGGACTTGGAACCTAATGATG GTGGAATAAAGAAAGAGCTTGCAGCTGCAAGGAAGAAG ATTGCTGATAGACGGGACCAGGAGAAAAAGGCGTACTCTAGAATGTTTCAGTAG
- the LOC108479772 gene encoding peroxidase 10-like: MEQKAFKRPFVNLFYVFFLSHLVFCQLDYRFYDSTCPSLTRIVRYGVWSAIANDTRMAASLVRLHFHDCFVNGCDASILLDDIDSTFVGEKTARSNQNSVRGYEVIDKIKANVEKACPSTVSCTDILTLAAREAANIAGATYWMVPLGRRDGRTANKTAANELPSPFESLDNIIAKFNAKGLDTKDVVVLSGAHTIGFAQCFTFKQRLSNFGGSGKPDPDLEASLLKGLQTVCPDQVDSDTTLVPLDSVTTNRFDNSYYRNLVNSSGLLQSDHVLSTDNRTASMVLSYSRYPYLFLKDFGASMVKMANIGVLTGQDGEIRKNCKVVN; this comes from the exons ATGGAACAAAAAGCCTTCAAACGTCCCTTTGTTAACTTGTTTTATGTCTTTTTCCTGAGTCACCTGGTGTTTTGTCAACTTGATTATAGATTCTATGACAGTACTTGTCCCAGTCTCACAAGGATTGTTAGATATGGTGTTTGGTCAGCCATTGCTAACGATACTCGGATGGCGGCCTCTCTTGTTCGACTTCACTTCCATGATTGTTTTGTTAAC GGATGTGATGCTTCAATCTTACTTGATGATATTGACTCAACATTTGTGGGGGAAAAAACAGCAAGGTCTAATCAAAACTCAGTAAGAGGCTATGAGGTTATTGACAAAATTAAGGCTAATGTTGAGAAAGCTTGCCCATCAACTGTTTCTTGCACTGATATATTAACTCTTGCAGCAAGAGAAGCTGCTAATATT GCAGGGGCAACGTATTGGATGGTACCGTTGGGTCGCCGAGACGGCCGAACAGCGAATAAGACCGCAGCTAATGAACTCCCATCACCTTTTGAGTCCTTAGATAACATAATTGCGAAGTTCAATGCAAAGGGTCTTGATACAAAGGATGTGGTTGTTCTATCAG GTGCTCACACCATTGGCTTTGCTCAATgtttcactttcaaacaaaggCTATCCAACTTTGGTGGGTCAGGCAAGCCAGACCCAGATCTTGAAGCATCACTTCTCAAAGGCCTTCAAACTGTGTGTCCGGATCAAGTAGATTCAGACACCACTTTAGTTCCTTTAGACTCTGTTACAACTAACAGATTCGACAACAGCTACTACAGAAACCTTGTCAACAGTTCTGGTCTTTTGCAGTCAGACCATGTTCTGAGTACAGATAATAGAACTGCTTCAATGGTGCTTAGCTACAGCAGATACCCTTATCTGTTTTTAAAAGATTTTGGAGCATCAATGGTGAAGATGGCCAACATTGGTGTTCTAACGGGACAAGATGGGGAGATAAGGAAGAACTGCAAAGTAGTCAACTAG